One part of the Rutidosis leptorrhynchoides isolate AG116_Rl617_1_P2 chromosome 1, CSIRO_AGI_Rlap_v1, whole genome shotgun sequence genome encodes these proteins:
- the LOC139885902 gene encoding uncharacterized protein produces the protein MAFISKVHNFSGDFQTPATTLPTWYDDTYSQGFLDNIYGVTMLHDEYDIATPTLSRSSSWKPLLPERFGVSEMVVPTSPTGFSSVNYIRNDYQKLEKHEYVSSNGGTSNDTNSWSSYPNNWQGDCLKTNKEIEEPTLKIGRYSMEERKDKIMRYLKKRNQRNFNKTIKYECRKTLADKRIRVRGRFAKNNNDHLLYHHDHNHDHDHHQPCDQDQVLPNMNTTTNNPSEEDILYTNSFLMKQDYDEEEQWLQEAMASLLYSPQNI, from the exons ATGGCCTTCATATCAAAAGTTCACAACTTCTCCGGCGACTTTCAAACTCCGGCAACTACTCTGCCAACATGGTATGATGACACTTATTCACAAGGCTTCTTAGACAATATTTATGGTGTCACGATGTTACATGATGAGTATGATATTGCTACACCAACGTTATCTCGATCATCGTCATGGAAGCCTTTACTCCCCGAGAGATTCGGGGTGTCTGAGATGGTGGTTCCGACCTCACCAACCGGATTTAGTAGCGTtaattatatacgaaatgattatcAAAAACTTGAAAAACATGAATATGTTTCTAGTAACGGGGGTACTAGCAATGATACCAATTCATGGTCATCTTATCCCAACAATTGG CAAGGCGATTGCCTGAAAACGAACAAAGAGATCGAAGAACCGACATTAAAGATTGGAAGGTATTCAATGGAAGAAAGGAAGGACAAGATCATGAGGTATCTCAAAAAGCGAAATCAAAGGAACTTCAACAAGACCATTAAG TATGAGTGTAGAAAGACATTAGCCGACAAGCGAATACGAGTAAGAGGGAGGTTCGCAAAGAACAACAATGATCATCTTCTttatcatcatgatcataatcatgatcatgatCATCATCAACCTTGTGATCAAGATCAAGTGCTTCCCAACATGAATACTACCACCAATAATCCTTCTGAAGAAGACATTCTATACACCAATAGTTTTCTG ATGAAGCAGGATTATGATGAAGAGGAACAATGGCTACAAGAAGCAATGGCTAGTTTATTGTATTCACCACAAAATATATAA